One Armatimonadota bacterium genomic window carries:
- a CDS encoding DUF4272 domain-containing protein: MLFRKRTDPNVVLKSIQALSPRDQFDRKELCEKALKGLGFQVNPRLPAIESEGEVRIRSSDELYKRMIALFLVTGSAHHPDGPFFREYVDEHRIVDWLSKREQEFFYNDDRKERDIVNFTWGTEAFILLSWCGGLIDTLTFPQRQSSIEPIADLLPQEIEEEGELQSALRVRSTTELLNVSDFLYRLHWALRSPPKKGQAFADWEIVMEWHKAINWMTCYDNEDDWDQVSTDT, encoded by the coding sequence ATGCTCTTTCGAAAAAGAACCGATCCAAATGTGGTCCTCAAATCTATTCAAGCCCTAAGTCCGCGCGATCAATTCGATCGCAAGGAGCTTTGCGAAAAAGCTCTCAAAGGCTTAGGATTTCAGGTGAACCCACGGCTTCCCGCTATCGAAAGCGAAGGTGAGGTTCGAATCCGATCTAGTGATGAACTCTACAAACGGATGATCGCCTTATTCTTGGTGACTGGAAGTGCCCACCATCCGGATGGGCCATTCTTCAGAGAGTATGTTGATGAACACAGAATTGTCGATTGGTTGTCCAAAAGGGAGCAAGAGTTTTTCTACAACGACGACCGCAAAGAAAGGGACATTGTCAACTTTACTTGGGGGACCGAAGCCTTCATCTTGCTATCGTGGTGTGGTGGACTGATCGACACCCTCACTTTTCCTCAACGGCAGTCCTCGATTGAACCGATTGCAGACCTATTACCGCAAGAGATTGAAGAAGAGGGCGAGTTACAGTCGGCGTTGCGCGTGCGGAGTACAACGGAACTGCTAAACGTGTCCGACTTCTTATACCGTCTTCACTGGGCACTGCGAAGCCCTCCCAAGAAGGGGCAGGCTTTTGCGGATTGGGAAATCGTGATGGAATGGCATAAAGCGATCAACTGGATGACTTGCTACGATAACGAAGACGATTGGGATCAAGTTTCCACCGACACCTAA
- a CDS encoding DUF1905 domain-containing protein produces the protein MTLEFEAEAIWWRGPAPFVFLPIPAKESAEIKSISSQVTYGWGCIPVTVTIGETEYTTSLFPKDGIYLVPVKVVVQKAEGVKVGDVVVATVEV, from the coding sequence ATGACTTTAGAGTTCGAAGCGGAGGCGATTTGGTGGCGCGGTCCCGCGCCGTTCGTCTTCCTGCCTATACCGGCCAAGGAGTCCGCCGAGATCAAGTCGATCTCCTCGCAGGTGACCTATGGCTGGGGGTGCATTCCTGTCACGGTGACCATCGGTGAGACCGAGTACACAACGTCGCTGTTTCCCAAAGACGGCATCTATCTGGTGCCCGTCAAGGTCGTCGTCCAGAAAGCCGAAGGCGTGAAAGTCGGCGATGTCGTCGTCGCCACTGTCGAGGTGTGA
- a CDS encoding phosphotransferase, translating to MSSSPLSRCEVLEQRTQAVWQLAKELVGSVREVVHQPYGHAGLTFEVRADSGDFILKTRTEVGAFDHTEHHIDVLRASDIPVPTVLKRGRTDDFDYLLLAKIPGRDLGHVLGEMSSEQMSGLAAQIVDIERKATSLPNGEGFGWTPMKIPGLFASWTDVIERDSKGCPDFVLAEVARWKPYFDEVQPTCFLDDLTVKNVIIEDGELQGIVDLDEVCYGDALYWLSLAETTVVLDIGPQASFYGSELRRLWGLSEDEHAVCDLYCVIHSWSFMNRGLGGFVLEEWAKDRFALLKN from the coding sequence ATGTCGTCGTCGCCACTGTCGAGGTGTGAGGTGCTGGAACAGCGTACGCAGGCGGTGTGGCAGTTGGCCAAGGAACTGGTGGGATCGGTCCGAGAGGTGGTGCATCAGCCTTATGGTCACGCGGGTCTGACCTTCGAGGTTCGCGCTGATAGTGGCGACTTCATCCTGAAAACCCGCACGGAGGTTGGCGCTTTCGACCACACGGAGCACCACATCGACGTCCTTCGGGCCTCGGATATCCCGGTTCCGACGGTGCTGAAACGAGGGAGGACCGATGATTTCGACTACCTTCTGCTCGCCAAGATTCCTGGTCGTGATCTGGGGCATGTCTTGGGCGAGATGTCGTCAGAGCAGATGTCGGGGCTTGCCGCTCAGATCGTCGACATCGAAAGGAAAGCGACCTCGTTACCGAACGGTGAAGGATTCGGCTGGACCCCGATGAAGATTCCGGGACTCTTCGCGAGTTGGACGGACGTGATCGAGCGCGACTCGAAGGGCTGTCCAGACTTCGTTCTTGCCGAAGTGGCGCGTTGGAAGCCCTATTTCGACGAAGTCCAGCCAACTTGCTTTCTGGACGACCTGACGGTTAAGAACGTGATCATCGAAGACGGTGAACTGCAAGGAATCGTGGACCTCGACGAGGTCTGCTACGGGGACGCGCTGTACTGGCTGAGCCTGGCCGAGACGACGGTGGTGCTGGACATCGGTCCGCAGGCATCGTTTTACGGGAGTGAACTGCGCCGTCTTTGGGGCTTGAGCGAAGACGAGCATGCCGTCTGCGACCTGTACTGCGTGATCCATTCCTGGAGCTTCATGAATAGGGGGCTTGGCGGTTTCGTACTTGAAGAGTGGGCTAAGGACCGATTTGCCTTGCTGAAGAATTAA
- a CDS encoding dihydrofolate reductase: MRKIIVAEMITLDGVMQAPGGPEEDQSGNFEFGGWAAPFGDKVGLEALKRQLQPADYLLGRKTFEIWEPYWPTNAGDFWPAINEGTKYVYSSTRDSSDWNKTEFIGSVAEIERIKATEGRDLQVWGSAQLVQLLLSHDLVDELWLKFYPQVLGSGKKLFADGAVPASFVLTESTVTTKGVIMANYQRDGGAKTGAIGSK; encoded by the coding sequence ATGAGAAAGATAATCGTCGCAGAAATGATCACACTGGACGGGGTGATGCAAGCCCCGGGCGGACCGGAAGAAGACCAATCTGGCAATTTTGAGTTTGGTGGATGGGCCGCGCCGTTCGGCGACAAGGTCGGATTGGAAGCCCTCAAGCGACAGCTTCAGCCTGCCGACTACCTTTTGGGCCGAAAGACGTTTGAAATTTGGGAGCCCTACTGGCCGACCAACGCCGGTGACTTTTGGCCTGCGATCAACGAAGGCACGAAGTACGTCTACTCCTCGACCCGCGACAGCTCGGACTGGAACAAAACCGAATTCATCGGTAGCGTGGCCGAGATCGAGCGAATCAAGGCGACCGAGGGGAGAGACCTCCAGGTTTGGGGCAGCGCTCAACTTGTCCAGCTCCTCCTCAGCCACGACTTGGTCGACGAGCTTTGGCTCAAGTTCTACCCCCAAGTCCTGGGGTCCGGAAAGAAGCTATTCGCCGACGGTGCAGTCCCCGCCTCCTTCGTGTTAACCGAGAGTACAGTCACGACGAAAGGCGTAATCATGGCCAACTACCAACGCGATGGCGGCGCGAAGACCGGCGCGATCGGTAGTAAATAG
- a CDS encoding DUF1801 domain-containing protein, with protein MSTEEQIEGYISSQPEPKQTELRTLHELVLKLSAGRQLWFTDGKDADGKVVANPNIGYGCYTIKYADGSSKEFYRIGLSANTAGISVYILGLEDKTYLANTYGEALGKAKVTGYCIKFKSLKDIDLDVLQAAIQFGLDAPSA; from the coding sequence ATGAGCACAGAAGAACAAATCGAAGGCTACATCAGTAGCCAGCCGGAGCCCAAACAGACGGAATTGCGAACCCTCCACGAATTGGTTCTCAAATTGTCCGCCGGTCGTCAGCTTTGGTTTACAGACGGAAAGGACGCCGACGGAAAGGTCGTGGCCAACCCCAACATCGGATACGGCTGTTACACCATCAAGTACGCGGACGGGTCGAGCAAGGAGTTCTATCGCATTGGCCTTAGCGCCAACACCGCCGGAATCTCGGTCTACATCCTTGGTCTCGAAGACAAGACGTACCTTGCCAACACCTACGGAGAAGCCTTGGGCAAGGCGAAGGTCACCGGGTACTGCATCAAGTTCAAATCGCTCAAGGACATCGACCTCGACGTCCTCCAAGCAGCGATTCAATTCGGCCTTGATGCACCCAGTGCCTGA
- a CDS encoding methyltransferase domain-containing protein, protein MTSSSGFDPAAYKATTHKQWDSAAEAWHRWGPTLEEWLGDATEMMLDLAAVGIASRVLDVAAGAGGQTIAAAQRVGSTGSVLATDISLEILHYAQSSAREVGLDNVEIFQADGETLSFPPDFDAAISRVGLIYFPDQVKALLGIRSSLRPGGKFATVTYSTADMNEFFSVPIGIVRRRANLPAPLPGQPGPFSLGQDGTLADVLKRAGYSNIEVRKVSAPVRMATAADYLRFARESFGALHQMLASLSEAEQADTWQEIEDAMEVYEGPAGFVGPCELLVGAGMNP, encoded by the coding sequence ATGACCTCATCAAGCGGTTTTGACCCGGCCGCCTATAAAGCGACTACCCACAAACAATGGGACAGCGCCGCCGAAGCTTGGCATCGGTGGGGGCCGACGCTTGAGGAATGGCTGGGTGATGCGACTGAGATGATGCTTGACCTAGCGGCGGTCGGTATCGCTAGCCGGGTGCTGGACGTCGCCGCTGGGGCTGGCGGACAGACCATCGCTGCCGCGCAAAGGGTCGGATCGACGGGATCGGTTTTGGCCACCGACATTAGCCTGGAAATCTTGCACTACGCTCAGTCTTCGGCAAGAGAAGTGGGTCTCGATAACGTGGAAATATTCCAAGCGGACGGCGAAACGCTCTCATTTCCGCCAGATTTCGACGCCGCGATTTCGCGGGTTGGACTGATCTATTTTCCCGATCAAGTCAAAGCCCTCTTGGGTATTCGTAGTAGTCTGCGACCGGGAGGCAAGTTTGCCACTGTCACGTATTCGACCGCCGATATGAATGAGTTCTTCTCAGTACCGATTGGTATTGTCCGGCGTCGGGCCAACCTTCCCGCACCTTTGCCCGGCCAACCTGGCCCGTTTAGTCTGGGGCAGGACGGGACGTTGGCAGATGTTCTGAAACGGGCCGGATACTCGAATATCGAAGTGCGCAAAGTTAGTGCGCCGGTACGAATGGCGACGGCCGCCGACTACTTGCGGTTTGCGCGAGAGTCGTTTGGGGCTCTGCACCAGATGCTGGCATCGCTTTCGGAGGCGGAACAGGCTGACACCTGGCAAGAGATCGAGGATGCCATGGAGGTATACGAAGGTCCGGCGGGTTTCGTCGGACCTTGCGAACTGTTGGTGGGTGCGGGAATGAATCCGTAA
- a CDS encoding GNAT family N-acetyltransferase, which produces MPEYTVKPLDSSTWPDFASLVERHNGVWGGCWCIGFHQRGTGSYDGNRSIKETMVREGKTHASLVYDGDLAIGWCQFGPAASLPRIKHRKKIESEPMDAPNWRITCFFVDKQYRSKGVSAVALAGALDLIAEAGGGVVESYPENVEGRKTAGAFLYNSSLSTFERQGFERIRQIGKHHWLVRKTVHAKLAT; this is translated from the coding sequence GTGCCAGAATACACCGTCAAACCCTTGGATTCCTCTACTTGGCCCGACTTCGCCTCACTGGTCGAGCGACATAACGGCGTGTGGGGCGGATGCTGGTGCATCGGTTTTCATCAAAGAGGTACGGGGAGCTACGACGGCAACCGCTCGATCAAGGAAACGATGGTTCGCGAGGGCAAAACGCACGCATCCCTTGTGTACGATGGCGATCTTGCGATTGGATGGTGCCAGTTCGGACCCGCCGCAAGCCTGCCCCGTATCAAGCACCGGAAGAAAATCGAAAGCGAGCCGATGGATGCTCCCAACTGGCGCATCACCTGCTTCTTTGTCGACAAACAATACCGAAGCAAAGGCGTCAGCGCCGTCGCCCTGGCGGGCGCCCTCGATCTCATTGCCGAGGCAGGTGGAGGAGTGGTCGAGAGCTATCCCGAGAACGTCGAAGGACGAAAGACGGCGGGGGCCTTCCTCTACAACTCTTCCCTTTCCACCTTCGAACGCCAAGGCTTCGAACGAATCCGACAGATCGGCAAGCATCATTGGCTGGTGCGAAAGACGGTACATGCTAAGCTAGCAACATGA
- a CDS encoding CBS domain-containing protein has protein sequence MTKEESRTSQDRVVFLCSIAVLISLLTVVVAKLLVLLINFVTNLVFLHHFSVADATPSQALSPLWFVLAPPLGGLIVGFLARYGSAAIRGHGIPEAMEQVLTNCSRIPPRVTILKPLSSAIAIGTGGPFGAEGPIIATGGALGSLLGQILRTTGSERKVLLAAGAASGMTAIFGTPISAVVLAIELLLFEFRSRSLAPIALACAVAAGARSLLFHSGPVFAMPNVQVPSKEALIAYLVIGAVIGLVAVVVTKLVYAIEDIFERLPIHWMWWPAIGGVAVGLIGLASPSTLGVGYDNIVSLLGGKIVGGALVLLTFTKLASWLIALGSGTSGGTLAPLFTIGGGIGALLGLTFQTYVPAVGTDIRLCALVGMAAMFTGASRAMLTSVIFAFEATLQPVGIFPLLGSCTIAYLVSLTMMRNTIMTEKIVRRGVVVPSDYEADYLSRQLVASCGVKAVTCINDTDLIGKVRTETSFSHGSKGHHGYPVINSEGRLAGVITRKEIFDPLVPNEATAGSLIKQLPIRAFDDNTLREAADLMVRCNVGRLPVVSQQHPDIVIGIITRSDLLQAHTSRIAEEEEAGRHIRIRKSINFRPKGNREC, from the coding sequence GTGACCAAAGAAGAGTCCCGTACCTCTCAGGACCGTGTCGTCTTTCTATGTTCAATTGCCGTTCTGATTTCCCTATTGACGGTGGTTGTGGCGAAGCTATTGGTGCTCCTCATCAACTTTGTTACGAACCTTGTATTTCTTCACCATTTTTCAGTTGCCGATGCAACACCTTCCCAGGCTCTAAGTCCGCTATGGTTTGTCCTTGCCCCGCCGCTTGGAGGACTCATCGTGGGGTTTTTGGCTCGATATGGGTCGGCGGCCATCCGTGGTCATGGTATTCCTGAGGCGATGGAGCAAGTGCTTACGAACTGTAGTCGCATTCCTCCGCGGGTCACGATCCTCAAGCCCCTGTCATCCGCCATCGCCATAGGAACGGGAGGCCCGTTTGGAGCAGAAGGTCCGATTATTGCGACGGGAGGAGCACTTGGGTCACTACTGGGCCAAATATTAAGAACAACCGGATCAGAACGAAAAGTATTGCTGGCTGCAGGTGCTGCTTCCGGCATGACGGCGATTTTCGGGACGCCTATTTCGGCTGTGGTATTGGCTATAGAGCTTCTCCTCTTTGAGTTTCGATCACGGTCGCTTGCGCCAATAGCCCTAGCCTGCGCAGTTGCAGCTGGGGCAAGGTCACTCCTCTTCCATTCAGGTCCAGTATTTGCCATGCCGAACGTACAAGTGCCAAGCAAAGAAGCATTAATCGCTTATCTGGTAATTGGTGCAGTTATCGGACTTGTGGCAGTGGTTGTCACGAAACTCGTCTATGCCATCGAGGATATCTTTGAGCGCCTTCCGATACATTGGATGTGGTGGCCAGCAATTGGGGGAGTCGCCGTGGGTCTTATAGGGCTAGCTTCTCCATCAACCCTAGGCGTCGGTTATGACAACATTGTTTCGCTACTTGGCGGAAAGATCGTGGGCGGAGCCCTGGTTTTACTGACGTTTACCAAATTGGCATCATGGCTCATCGCCCTAGGGAGTGGAACTTCCGGAGGAACGCTTGCGCCGCTCTTTACAATTGGTGGAGGAATTGGGGCATTGCTAGGGCTAACGTTTCAGACATACGTTCCAGCCGTTGGAACCGACATACGGCTTTGCGCACTAGTAGGGATGGCGGCAATGTTCACAGGCGCTTCACGTGCCATGCTGACGTCTGTAATTTTCGCATTTGAAGCTACGCTACAGCCCGTTGGCATCTTCCCATTGCTCGGTAGCTGCACAATCGCATATCTGGTCTCTCTGACTATGATGCGCAATACCATCATGACTGAAAAGATCGTTCGACGGGGTGTTGTCGTCCCGAGTGATTATGAGGCAGACTATTTGTCCCGACAGCTTGTTGCCTCGTGCGGCGTTAAGGCTGTGACTTGCATAAATGACACGGATTTAATTGGGAAAGTAAGAACGGAAACATCGTTTTCGCACGGTTCAAAAGGACACCACGGTTACCCAGTCATCAACTCCGAGGGGAGGCTTGCCGGTGTAATCACTCGAAAGGAGATTTTCGACCCTTTAGTGCCAAATGAGGCAACTGCGGGCTCTCTTATCAAGCAACTACCGATAAGGGCTTTTGATGACAATACGTTACGAGAGGCGGCGGACTTGATGGTGAGGTGTAACGTAGGGAGATTGCCCGTTGTTTCCCAACAACATCCCGATATTGTAATTGGCATTATCACGAGAAGCGATTTACTGCAGGCTCACACTTCTCGTATCGCAGAAGAAGAAGAGGCTGGACGACATATCCGAATTCGTAAGTCCATTAACTTCAGGCCTAAAGGCAATCGAGAATGCTGA
- a CDS encoding DUF664 domain-containing protein has translation MASVDLLWKALDSAIWEMSEAFKGLKDEDVWTRPDPRLLSVGELAAHTAYWEAMSFIGKDFESPLSVQVARYYTANEPEPFSLPMSAEAVYEEVKRVHEACKAAFAAEPHEFDDPSLHREGWTYGYVLIYQGFHVAYHTGQMYSVRHLMGHETADN, from the coding sequence ATGGCAAGTGTCGATTTATTGTGGAAAGCGCTGGACTCGGCGATCTGGGAAATGAGTGAAGCCTTCAAAGGGTTGAAGGACGAAGATGTATGGACCCGGCCCGATCCGAGGCTCTTGAGCGTCGGTGAGCTGGCGGCGCATACGGCTTATTGGGAGGCGATGTCCTTCATCGGTAAAGACTTTGAGAGCCCGCTTTCGGTGCAGGTTGCGCGCTACTACACCGCCAACGAACCGGAACCGTTTTCCCTACCGATGAGCGCGGAAGCGGTTTACGAGGAAGTGAAGCGGGTCCATGAGGCTTGCAAAGCGGCGTTTGCCGCCGAGCCACACGAGTTTGACGATCCAAGCCTGCACCGCGAGGGTTGGACTTACGGCTATGTGCTGATCTATCAGGGCTTCCACGTGGCGTACCACACCGGTCAGATGTACTCGGTCAGACACCTCATGGGGCACGAGACGGCGGACAACTAG
- a CDS encoding peptidase E, which yields MKMLLTSAGIKNPSINRALLDLLEKPIDECSALCIPTSGYANPGGLGRAWNFISGNEPQCPMCELGWKSMGVLELTALPSLKEDIWVPTVRETDVILVNGGDPLYLYYWMRQSGMADLLPTLENTVWVGLSAGSMIMAPRIGEEFVGWTPPSGDEDDTTLGIVDFAIFPHLDNPGLPHNHMANAEKWAAKLSCPAYTVDDDTAFMVVDGSVEVISEGQWRLIHS from the coding sequence ATGAAAATGCTCCTTACCTCCGCGGGTATCAAAAACCCAAGCATCAACCGAGCCTTGTTGGACCTGCTGGAAAAGCCCATCGATGAATGTAGCGCTCTTTGCATTCCGACCTCCGGCTATGCCAACCCAGGCGGACTCGGGCGGGCTTGGAATTTCATCAGTGGCAACGAACCCCAATGCCCAATGTGTGAGCTTGGCTGGAAATCGATGGGAGTACTTGAATTGACCGCGCTCCCGAGTCTGAAAGAAGACATTTGGGTACCAACCGTGCGCGAGACCGACGTGATTCTCGTCAACGGCGGCGATCCGCTATACCTCTACTACTGGATGCGGCAGTCCGGCATGGCCGACCTTCTACCTACGCTCGAAAACACGGTTTGGGTTGGGCTCAGCGCTGGAAGCATGATCATGGCGCCGAGAATTGGCGAGGAATTCGTTGGTTGGACTCCGCCCTCTGGCGACGAAGACGACACGACGCTCGGCATCGTCGATTTTGCCATCTTCCCCCATCTCGACAATCCAGGATTGCCACATAACCACATGGCCAACGCCGAAAAGTGGGCCGCCAAGCTATCGTGTCCGGCCTATACCGTGGATGACGATACAGCGTTCATGGTGGTCGATGGCTCGGTAGAAGTCATCTCCGAAGGCCAGTGGAGACTCATTCACTCATAA
- a CDS encoding MarR family transcriptional regulator, protein MGYIRRSPMPLDKNGYETLLQLRSAIRKYIRFVDEGAHAVGITPQQHQLLLAIKGQQRRDWATVSEIADELQLKHNSAVGLANRCQTAGLIRKEASMQDRRYVRLFLTARGESLLEELTLRNLEQLHLLKNAFTFVIK, encoded by the coding sequence ATGGGATATATTAGAAGGAGTCCTATGCCCCTCGATAAGAATGGCTATGAAACTTTGCTTCAACTCCGGTCTGCAATCCGGAAGTACATCCGCTTCGTCGACGAAGGCGCTCATGCCGTTGGCATTACGCCTCAGCAACACCAACTATTGCTCGCCATCAAGGGGCAACAGAGGAGAGATTGGGCGACGGTATCGGAAATTGCGGACGAACTGCAACTGAAACACAATTCTGCTGTTGGCCTGGCGAATAGATGTCAGACTGCTGGGCTGATCCGAAAAGAAGCTTCAATGCAAGATCGCAGGTATGTCCGGCTATTTCTTACAGCGAGAGGCGAAAGCCTTCTAGAAGAACTGACTTTGCGAAACCTTGAACAACTTCATCTCCTGAAAAATGCCTTTACTTTCGTCATCAAATGA
- a CDS encoding alpha/beta hydrolase fold domain-containing protein yields MKRVALAILFACASIVSYAQERLTDQIYMKSGGAAFTLDVFKVAKPNAPCVIWLCSGGWVSDHKDINPILAKAFNDQGMTVVEVVHGAQPRYNLNDIVPMIKRAVRYVHANATRFGIDPNRIGISGGSAGGHLSLMIGGIGDAGDPNAKDPVDKEPCTVNAVGVFMPPTDFLNWGKPDYMPFEEQKMAVFMPAFGVTKDTPKDKVMAIGKLMSPIQYVSAKFPPTLIIHGDKDDLVPIQQSKLMDEALGKVGVDHTLIVIEGGGHDAKTLLGGFPRLVQWFKDKLKA; encoded by the coding sequence ATGAAACGCGTGGCGCTCGCCATCCTTTTCGCATGTGCAAGCATCGTCTCCTACGCCCAGGAACGTCTGACCGACCAGATTTACATGAAGAGCGGCGGGGCCGCGTTCACGCTCGATGTCTTCAAGGTGGCCAAGCCGAATGCGCCCTGCGTCATCTGGCTTTGCAGTGGTGGCTGGGTTTCCGACCATAAAGACATCAATCCGATCCTGGCCAAAGCCTTTAACGACCAGGGCATGACCGTCGTCGAGGTGGTGCACGGCGCTCAGCCGCGGTACAACCTAAACGACATCGTTCCGATGATCAAGCGGGCCGTGCGCTATGTTCACGCCAACGCCACTCGCTTTGGCATCGATCCGAACCGAATTGGAATCTCGGGTGGTAGCGCTGGTGGTCACCTTTCGCTGATGATCGGAGGAATTGGCGATGCGGGCGACCCGAACGCCAAGGACCCGGTCGATAAGGAACCTTGCACCGTCAATGCAGTGGGAGTTTTCATGCCGCCAACCGACTTTCTGAACTGGGGCAAGCCGGACTACATGCCTTTTGAGGAGCAAAAGATGGCGGTCTTTATGCCCGCTTTCGGGGTAACCAAGGACACGCCAAAAGACAAGGTGATGGCGATTGGCAAGCTGATGTCGCCGATCCAATACGTTTCGGCCAAGTTCCCGCCAACGCTGATTATCCATGGCGACAAGGACGACCTGGTCCCGATTCAGCAGTCCAAACTGATGGACGAAGCTCTCGGCAAAGTCGGTGTTGACCACACGCTGATCGTCATCGAAGGCGGGGGCCATGACGCGAAAACGCTCTTGGGCGGATTCCCGCGCCTAGTGCAGTGGTTCAAGGACAAGCTGAAGGCCTAA